A window of Rhodococcus sp. SGAir0479 contains these coding sequences:
- a CDS encoding DUF732 domain-containing protein, whose protein sequence is MSHFSRTRSALARTVAVGALSLVAGGLLVACGDDDSSATGSPTTTTSAAPSPSKAPAKSGTEQPSEAPATTTESDSGPAEQPQAVPSDFPGPTEVPISPRGQAYLDALKKEGITPAADGVIAVSTADYICAAQEQGSSPEEVATFVTAAVGSEASAAGQEMTAEQAGKNAQVYIRVAQSTYCNK, encoded by the coding sequence ATGTCGCACTTCTCCCGCACCCGTTCCGCCCTGGCCCGCACCGTGGCCGTGGGCGCGCTGAGCCTGGTCGCCGGCGGTCTGCTCGTCGCGTGTGGCGACGACGACTCCTCGGCCACCGGCAGCCCGACGACCACCACGTCGGCCGCGCCCAGCCCGTCGAAGGCGCCGGCGAAGAGCGGGACGGAGCAGCCGTCGGAGGCGCCCGCGACCACTACCGAGTCCGACAGCGGCCCGGCCGAGCAGCCGCAGGCCGTGCCGAGCGACTTCCCCGGTCCCACCGAGGTCCCGATCTCCCCGCGCGGCCAGGCCTACCTGGATGCGTTGAAGAAGGAAGGCATCACCCCGGCCGCCGACGGCGTCATCGCCGTTTCCACGGCCGACTACATCTGTGCCGCCCAGGAGCAGGGCAGCTCGCCCGAGGAGGTGGCCACGTTCGTCACGGCGGCCGTCGGCAGCGAGGCGAGCGCGGCGGGCCAGGAGATGACCGCCGAGCAGGCCGGCAAGAACGCCCAGGTCTACATCCGCGTCGCGCAGTCGACGTACTGCAACAAGTAG
- a CDS encoding cutinase family protein, whose protein sequence is MSASGRGGRATRQAGRKRSGLVFLAVLILLLVILAVWYLLAGRVPGPTPPTPPAPTPPNAQPADCPDVQVISVPGTWESSAADDPHNPTANPASLMLNVTRPLQERFSPQRADVYTVPYVAQFSNPVALPPDGQESYNNSRAAGTEATIGVIERRHAECPLTTYLLTGFSQGAVIAGDVAARIGAGDGPVSPDQVLGVGLIADGRRDPAAAPTIGPPVAGVGAELSLSGLKLPGITMTGARPGGFGALGDRAVQICAPSDAICDAPAEALKFGNLLGSAVRLGEYYNNPVHAQYNSFVVDGNGTTATQWIADWAGEKIDEAPTPAHE, encoded by the coding sequence ATGAGTGCGAGCGGTCGCGGAGGCCGGGCAACGCGGCAGGCGGGGCGTAAGCGATCGGGGCTGGTGTTCCTCGCCGTCCTGATCCTCCTGCTGGTGATCCTGGCCGTCTGGTACCTGCTGGCGGGCCGGGTCCCGGGCCCCACCCCGCCGACGCCGCCGGCCCCCACGCCACCCAACGCGCAGCCGGCGGACTGCCCGGACGTGCAGGTGATCTCGGTGCCCGGCACTTGGGAGTCGAGTGCGGCCGACGACCCGCACAACCCGACGGCCAACCCCGCGTCCCTCATGCTCAATGTCACACGACCCCTCCAGGAGAGGTTTTCGCCGCAGCGCGCCGACGTCTACACGGTGCCGTACGTCGCGCAGTTCTCGAACCCGGTCGCACTGCCGCCGGACGGCCAGGAGTCGTACAACAACTCCCGCGCCGCCGGCACCGAAGCGACGATCGGCGTCATCGAGCGCCGCCACGCGGAGTGCCCGCTGACGACGTACCTGCTGACCGGATTCTCGCAGGGTGCGGTGATCGCCGGCGACGTCGCGGCGCGGATCGGTGCCGGCGACGGTCCGGTCTCGCCGGACCAGGTGCTGGGCGTCGGTCTCATCGCCGACGGCCGCCGGGATCCGGCGGCAGCACCGACCATCGGCCCGCCGGTCGCGGGCGTCGGCGCCGAACTGTCGCTCTCGGGTCTCAAGCTGCCCGGGATCACGATGACGGGGGCGCGGCCGGGCGGTTTCGGTGCGCTGGGCGACCGGGCCGTGCAGATCTGTGCTCCCAGCGACGCGATCTGTGACGCTCCGGCCGAAGCTCTCAAGTTCGGCAACCTGCTCGGCAGCGCGGTACGCCTCGGCGAGTACTACAACAATCCTGTTCACGCGCAGTACAACTCGTTCGTCGTCGACGGCAACGGCACCACCGCGACGCAGTGGATCGCCGACTGGGCGGGCGAGAAGATCGACGAGGCCCCCACTCCCGCGCACGAATAG
- a CDS encoding LLM class F420-dependent oxidoreductase, with protein sequence MSSTDGSDVRVPAPRRFRFAAGGEGNAEEGGARRFVKLAQKAEELGYDSFMIPDHLGNQVGPIAALGALAVATERIRLGTAVLANGFRHPAILAKDAATIDVLSGGRLELGIGAGWMKEEFDKGGIEYERPGVRIAKLEESLQILDTLLRGQECNFEGKYYRIAGLKGSPRPRQGPRPPIAVGGGGPKMLALAARYADIISVATPTSVDGRLLLSGITMEKTIERVERIRDAAGERFDDIELNWTITTIMVTDDREQAAEMALAALDQGFPPNIEVDTSLSVEELLNSPYLAIGTYEQIADQIRNVREKTSMSYVGVFPTQLEAFAPVIPLLRGE encoded by the coding sequence ATGAGTTCCACCGACGGCTCGGACGTGCGCGTCCCGGCGCCGCGCAGGTTCCGGTTCGCGGCCGGTGGTGAGGGGAACGCCGAGGAGGGCGGCGCCCGTCGGTTCGTCAAGCTCGCGCAGAAGGCCGAGGAACTCGGCTACGACAGCTTCATGATTCCCGACCACCTGGGCAATCAGGTCGGTCCGATCGCTGCGCTGGGGGCCCTCGCCGTCGCGACGGAGCGGATCCGGCTGGGGACCGCGGTCCTCGCGAACGGCTTCCGGCACCCGGCGATCCTGGCGAAGGATGCCGCGACCATCGACGTGCTCTCGGGCGGTCGCCTGGAGCTGGGCATCGGCGCCGGTTGGATGAAGGAAGAGTTCGACAAGGGCGGCATCGAGTACGAACGCCCCGGTGTCCGAATTGCGAAACTCGAGGAGTCCCTGCAGATTCTGGACACGCTGTTGCGGGGGCAGGAGTGCAACTTCGAGGGCAAGTACTACCGGATCGCGGGCCTCAAGGGCAGCCCGCGGCCGCGGCAGGGCCCGCGCCCGCCGATCGCCGTCGGTGGCGGCGGACCGAAGATGCTGGCGCTGGCGGCCCGGTACGCCGACATCATCTCGGTCGCGACCCCCACCAGCGTCGATGGCCGGCTGCTGCTGTCGGGCATCACGATGGAGAAGACGATCGAGCGCGTCGAGCGGATTCGCGACGCGGCCGGTGAGCGCTTCGACGACATCGAACTCAACTGGACCATCACCACCATCATGGTGACCGACGATCGCGAGCAGGCCGCCGAAATGGCGCTGGCCGCGCTCGACCAGGGGTTCCCGCCGAACATCGAGGTCGACACCTCGCTGTCCGTCGAGGAGTTGCTGAACTCGCCCTACCTGGCGATCGGCACGTACGAGCAGATCGCGGATCAGATCCGTAACGTACGCGAGAAGACGTCGATGTCATATGTGGGCGTATTCCCGACTCAGCTGGAAGCGTTCGCGCCAGTGATCCCGTTGCTCCGGGGCGAGTGA
- the fadD32 gene encoding long-chain-fatty-acid--AMP ligase FadD32 — MNAMFDDYLDEQGQIRLTPGHTLIDYVDDHTRNNASELVYRYIDYSRERDGEAHELTWGQFGLRLRAVAARLQQVTEYGDRVAILAPQGLDYVTSFFAAIHAGRIAVPLFDPDEPGHTDRLHAVLGDCEPAAILTATSSAAGVRQFFRSLPAAKRPRIIAVDAIPDSVGDTWVRPAIELDDIAYLQYTSGSTRTPAGVEITHRGVATNVLQMVDSLGLSEHSRGVTWLPLYHDMGLLTVILPALGGQYITIMSPRAFVQRPYRWIKELAAVSDGAGTYAAAPNFAFEHAAVRGLPKDGEHLDLSNVIGLINGSEPVTVSSMRKFNDAFAPYGLPKTAIKPSYGMAEATLFVSTTHPDDEAKVLYVDRDELNAGRMVQVDQDAPGAVAQVACGAISRSQWATIVDPETGAERADGHVGEIWLHGDNIGQGYWGREQETAETFHNKLLQRLPENSHAVGAPEDANWLRTGDYGVFVDGELYITGRVKDLVIVDGRNHYPQDLEYSAQEASSALRPGFVAAFAVPANQLPAQVFENSHSGLVFDRDDASEQLVIVAERAPGAGKADPQPIADTVRAAISSRHGVTARDVLLVPAGSIPRTSSGKLARRACKAAYVEGTLRGGHAQTAFPDSVSD; from the coding sequence ATGAACGCAATGTTCGACGACTACCTCGACGAACAGGGCCAGATTCGGCTCACGCCGGGTCACACGTTGATCGACTATGTCGACGACCACACACGCAACAACGCAAGTGAGCTGGTGTACCGCTACATCGACTACTCGCGTGAGCGTGACGGGGAGGCCCACGAGCTGACCTGGGGTCAGTTCGGTCTGCGTCTCCGCGCGGTCGCGGCGCGACTGCAGCAGGTCACCGAATACGGCGACCGGGTCGCGATCCTGGCTCCGCAGGGCCTGGACTACGTCACGTCCTTCTTCGCCGCCATCCACGCCGGCCGCATCGCGGTGCCGCTGTTCGACCCGGACGAGCCCGGCCACACCGACCGTCTGCACGCCGTCCTCGGCGACTGCGAGCCGGCCGCGATCCTGACCGCCACGTCGTCGGCCGCCGGCGTGCGCCAGTTCTTCCGCTCGCTGCCCGCCGCCAAGCGGCCCCGGATCATCGCCGTCGACGCCATCCCGGACAGCGTCGGCGACACCTGGGTGCGCCCGGCGATCGAGCTCGACGACATCGCGTACCTGCAGTACACGTCGGGCTCCACCCGGACCCCGGCGGGCGTGGAGATCACGCACCGCGGCGTCGCCACCAACGTCCTGCAGATGGTCGACTCGCTCGGCCTCAGCGAGCACTCGCGCGGCGTCACCTGGCTGCCGCTGTACCACGACATGGGTCTGCTGACGGTGATCCTGCCCGCGCTCGGCGGCCAGTACATCACCATCATGAGCCCGCGGGCGTTCGTGCAGCGGCCGTACCGGTGGATCAAGGAGCTGGCCGCCGTCTCGGACGGCGCCGGCACGTACGCCGCCGCCCCCAACTTCGCGTTCGAGCACGCCGCGGTCCGCGGACTGCCCAAGGACGGCGAGCACCTCGACCTCAGCAACGTCATCGGCCTGATCAACGGCAGCGAGCCGGTCACGGTCTCGTCGATGCGCAAGTTCAACGACGCGTTCGCGCCGTACGGGCTGCCCAAGACCGCGATCAAGCCGTCGTACGGCATGGCCGAGGCCACGCTGTTCGTCTCCACCACGCATCCCGACGACGAGGCGAAGGTCCTCTACGTCGACCGTGACGAGCTCAACGCCGGCCGCATGGTCCAGGTGGACCAGGATGCGCCCGGCGCCGTCGCGCAGGTGGCGTGCGGCGCCATCTCGCGGAGCCAGTGGGCCACCATCGTGGATCCGGAGACCGGCGCCGAGCGGGCCGACGGCCACGTCGGCGAGATCTGGCTGCACGGCGACAACATCGGTCAGGGCTACTGGGGTCGCGAGCAGGAGACGGCCGAGACGTTCCACAACAAGCTGCTTCAGCGGCTGCCCGAGAACTCGCATGCCGTCGGCGCCCCCGAGGACGCCAACTGGCTGCGCACCGGCGACTACGGCGTCTTCGTCGACGGTGAGCTGTACATCACCGGCCGTGTCAAGGACCTCGTGATCGTCGACGGCCGCAACCACTACCCGCAGGACCTCGAGTACTCCGCGCAGGAGGCCAGCTCGGCGCTGCGCCCCGGGTTCGTCGCGGCGTTCGCGGTGCCCGCCAACCAGCTGCCCGCGCAGGTCTTCGAGAACTCGCACTCCGGTCTGGTCTTCGACCGGGACGACGCGTCGGAGCAGCTGGTCATCGTCGCCGAACGCGCACCGGGTGCCGGCAAGGCCGACCCGCAGCCCATCGCCGACACCGTCCGCGCCGCCATCTCGTCGCGGCACGGTGTGACCGCTCGCGACGTCCTGCTGGTGCCCGCCGGGTCCATTCCGCGCACGTCCAGCGGCAAGCTGGCCCGCCGAGCATGCAAGGCGGCCTACGTCGAGGGGACGCTGCGCGGCGGTCACGCCCAGACCGCATTCCCGGACAGCGTTTCCGACTAG
- the pks13 gene encoding polyketide synthase Pks13 (Pks13 is a key enzyme in mycolic acid biosynthesis.) — protein sequence MAEHEMTVAQLREWLRNWIAEATGQPVAAISDDRPMEEFGLSSRDAVALSGEIEDLVGVTLSATVAYQHPTIASLATRIIEGEPEPEYGDDDAYYRGGTPLGQSHDIAIVGMATRFPGSGQTPQEMWKLLIEGKDAVRDLPEGRWTEFLADPYVAAAVEKAATKGGYLDDVHGFDAEFFAMSPLEVQNVDPQQRLALELTWEALEHAHIPANQLKGREVGVFLGTSANDYQLLAVSDPASAHPYALTGTSTAIVANRVSYFYDFRGPSIALDTACSSSLVAVHQAVRSLRSGESEVALAGGVNMLLAPPATLGFDEGGVLTEDGKIKAFSSDANGIVRAEGGGVVVLKRLEDAERDGDPILAVIAGSAVNQDGRSNGLLAPNPDAQADCLRHAYRDAGIAPSGVDYVEAHGTGTILGDPIEADALGRVVGRGRDADKPALLGSAKTNFGHLEAAAGAAGLIKVVLAMQEDVIPASLNYAGPNPYIQFDKAHLQVVPEATAWPRYTGRAVAGVSGFGFGGTNAHVVVREYTGPADAVETETEQISLDHENTTVEAEAERMLAEAAESVGLDEASDAVEIAETAVLLAVSASMPSRRRRAAEDLANWLETEEGSRTPLTDVARTLAKRNHGRSRAVVIAKNRAEAVTGLRAVAAGKPAPGVLTADAPATKGPVWVFSGYGSQHRKMAKQLYIENSVFRAAVDEVDALIEDEAGYSMKEKFLDDSVDYDVETSQVGIFTIQVALAKTLRHHGAEPSALVGHSMGEAAAAYVSGGLSLEDAVRVICSRSRLMGEAEGLLEGDDIRLMALVEYSAAEIENVLPDFPHLEVCVYAAPTHTVIGGPEPEVNAIVARAEAEEKLARVLQTKGASHTSQVDPLLGELAAELAGIEPHTLKVGQYSSVDQDAFYPAGHAPIHPVEYWTKGLRHSVYFTNAVKAAVDAGHTTFVELAPNPVTLMSVAATAWAAGVADTQLIQTLKRKEDEPLGVLTALAHLYVHGHAVDLPSLLPAGDFADLPRTAFLRKRHWIEARVSTSGNTRIPGAHVALPDGRHAWEVQASAVTDLGALVTAAASQLFADVALTGAVAHGDVPSAGTLTTTLVPHLGGASVQVHAKSETGFALVYDAVVSSGEALPEPAAVVAAQPTVSDEVAAEPAESFGERWDPESSQTLEDRLTIIVAESMGYAPEDLPGEIPLIELGLDSLMAVRIKNRVEYEFDIPQLQLAAVKDASLHDVAKYLRYAVDNREEVAALAAQQQAEKDAGETVSEAAAPVVEPAEQAPSESGEIDVPPRDAAERLTFASWAVVTGKSAKSIFATLPILGDEDAEKLAARLTERSGGEITVDDVLDAETIEQLAETVRQHLEDGLKIDGLVRTLRPRAEGSDAVPVFVFHPAGGSTVAYEPLLKRLPAHTPMFGLERVEGPIDERAAAYVPLLREIQGDGPYVLAGWSLGGVLAYAVARQLREQGADVRVVGLIDTVMAGEKVEDTPEEIRARWQRYASFAKKTYGVDAPLPFDRLAEAGSDEEQIGILMDLLKLSGAKIPGGIIEHQRTSWLDNRAIQTADPQPYDGDVVLYMADSYHEDAINLEPSFGTRQPDGGWGDVAKNLEVVYIGGDHIQIVDEPYIAKVGADLSNKLAEIEKRSN from the coding sequence ATGGCTGAACACGAGATGACGGTCGCGCAGCTGCGCGAATGGCTGCGCAACTGGATCGCGGAGGCCACCGGGCAACCGGTCGCCGCGATCTCCGACGATCGACCGATGGAGGAGTTCGGCCTGTCGTCGAGGGACGCGGTCGCGCTGTCGGGCGAGATCGAGGATCTCGTGGGTGTCACGCTCTCGGCCACGGTCGCGTACCAGCATCCGACCATCGCCTCGTTGGCGACTCGCATCATCGAGGGCGAGCCCGAACCCGAGTACGGCGACGACGACGCCTACTACCGCGGCGGCACCCCGCTCGGTCAGTCGCACGACATCGCCATCGTGGGCATGGCCACCCGCTTCCCGGGCAGCGGACAGACGCCGCAGGAGATGTGGAAGCTGCTGATCGAGGGCAAGGACGCGGTGCGCGACCTGCCCGAGGGCCGCTGGACCGAGTTCCTCGCCGACCCGTACGTCGCGGCGGCCGTCGAGAAGGCCGCCACCAAGGGCGGCTACCTCGACGACGTGCACGGCTTCGACGCCGAGTTCTTCGCGATGTCGCCGCTCGAGGTCCAGAACGTCGATCCGCAGCAGCGGCTCGCGCTCGAACTCACGTGGGAGGCGCTCGAGCACGCGCACATCCCGGCGAACCAGCTCAAGGGCCGCGAGGTCGGGGTCTTCCTGGGCACGTCGGCCAACGACTACCAGCTGCTGGCGGTGAGCGATCCGGCGTCGGCGCACCCGTATGCGCTGACCGGCACCTCGACGGCGATCGTCGCCAACCGGGTGTCGTATTTCTACGACTTCCGCGGGCCGTCGATCGCGCTCGACACGGCGTGCTCGTCGTCGCTCGTCGCGGTGCACCAGGCGGTGCGCAGCCTGCGCTCGGGCGAGTCCGAGGTGGCCCTGGCCGGCGGCGTCAACATGCTGCTGGCCCCGCCCGCGACCCTGGGCTTCGACGAGGGCGGTGTCCTCACCGAGGACGGCAAGATCAAGGCGTTCTCGTCCGACGCGAACGGCATCGTCCGCGCCGAGGGCGGCGGCGTCGTCGTCCTCAAGCGTCTCGAGGACGCCGAGCGGGACGGCGACCCGATCCTGGCGGTCATCGCCGGTTCCGCCGTCAATCAGGACGGCCGCTCCAACGGTCTGCTCGCGCCCAACCCGGACGCGCAGGCCGACTGCCTCCGGCACGCCTACCGCGACGCGGGCATCGCCCCGTCCGGTGTCGACTACGTCGAGGCCCACGGCACCGGCACCATCCTCGGCGACCCCATCGAGGCGGACGCCCTCGGCCGCGTCGTCGGCCGCGGCCGCGACGCCGACAAGCCGGCCCTGCTGGGCTCGGCCAAGACCAACTTCGGGCACCTCGAGGCCGCCGCCGGCGCCGCGGGCCTGATCAAGGTCGTGCTGGCGATGCAGGAGGACGTCATCCCGGCGTCGCTCAACTACGCCGGCCCCAACCCGTACATCCAGTTCGACAAGGCGCACCTGCAGGTGGTGCCCGAGGCGACGGCGTGGCCGCGGTACACCGGGCGGGCCGTCGCGGGCGTGTCGGGCTTCGGTTTCGGTGGCACCAACGCGCACGTCGTGGTCCGTGAGTACACCGGTCCCGCCGACGCGGTGGAGACCGAGACCGAGCAGATCAGCCTCGACCACGAGAACACCACGGTCGAGGCCGAGGCCGAGCGGATGCTCGCCGAGGCCGCCGAGTCGGTCGGGCTCGACGAGGCGTCGGACGCCGTCGAGATCGCCGAGACCGCGGTGCTGCTGGCGGTGTCGGCGTCGATGCCGTCCCGCCGCCGCCGCGCCGCCGAGGACCTGGCCAACTGGCTCGAGACCGAGGAGGGCAGCCGCACGCCGCTCACCGACGTCGCGCGCACGCTCGCCAAGCGCAACCACGGCCGCTCCCGCGCCGTGGTGATCGCGAAGAACCGCGCCGAGGCCGTCACCGGGCTGCGTGCCGTGGCCGCCGGCAAGCCCGCCCCCGGTGTGCTCACCGCCGACGCGCCCGCCACCAAGGGCCCGGTGTGGGTGTTCTCGGGCTACGGCTCGCAGCACCGCAAGATGGCCAAGCAGCTGTACATCGAGAACTCGGTGTTCCGCGCCGCCGTCGACGAGGTCGACGCGCTGATCGAGGACGAGGCCGGCTACTCCATGAAGGAGAAGTTCCTCGACGACTCGGTCGACTACGACGTCGAGACGTCGCAGGTCGGCATCTTCACCATCCAGGTGGCGCTCGCGAAGACGCTGCGCCACCACGGCGCCGAGCCGTCCGCCCTCGTCGGACACTCGATGGGCGAGGCCGCCGCCGCGTACGTCTCGGGCGGGCTGTCGCTCGAGGACGCCGTCCGGGTCATCTGCTCGCGCTCGCGCCTCATGGGCGAGGCCGAGGGGCTGCTCGAGGGCGACGACATCCGCCTCATGGCGCTCGTCGAGTACAGCGCCGCCGAGATCGAGAACGTGCTGCCGGACTTCCCGCACCTCGAGGTGTGCGTGTACGCGGCGCCCACCCACACCGTCATCGGTGGCCCCGAGCCCGAGGTGAACGCGATCGTCGCGCGCGCCGAGGCCGAGGAGAAGCTGGCCCGCGTCCTGCAGACCAAGGGCGCCAGCCACACCTCGCAGGTCGACCCGCTGCTCGGCGAGCTCGCGGCCGAACTGGCCGGCATCGAGCCGCACACGCTGAAGGTGGGGCAGTACTCGTCCGTCGACCAGGACGCCTTCTACCCGGCGGGCCACGCCCCGATCCACCCGGTGGAGTACTGGACCAAGGGTCTGCGGCACAGCGTGTACTTCACCAATGCCGTCAAGGCCGCGGTCGACGCCGGACACACCACGTTCGTCGAGCTCGCGCCCAACCCGGTGACGCTGATGTCGGTCGCCGCGACCGCGTGGGCCGCCGGGGTGGCCGACACCCAGCTGATCCAGACGCTCAAGCGTAAGGAGGACGAGCCGCTCGGCGTGCTCACCGCGCTCGCGCACCTGTACGTCCACGGGCACGCGGTCGACCTGCCGTCGCTGCTGCCGGCCGGCGACTTCGCCGATCTGCCGCGCACCGCGTTCCTGCGCAAGCGGCACTGGATCGAGGCGCGGGTCTCCACGTCGGGCAACACCCGCATCCCGGGTGCGCACGTCGCGCTGCCCGACGGCCGGCACGCATGGGAGGTGCAGGCGTCCGCCGTCACCGATCTCGGTGCGCTCGTCACCGCGGCCGCGTCGCAGCTGTTCGCGGACGTCGCGCTGACCGGTGCGGTCGCGCACGGCGACGTGCCCTCGGCCGGGACGCTCACCACTACGCTGGTGCCGCATCTCGGTGGTGCGTCGGTGCAGGTGCACGCCAAGTCCGAGACCGGGTTCGCGCTCGTGTACGACGCGGTCGTGTCGTCCGGTGAGGCGCTGCCCGAACCGGCCGCCGTGGTCGCCGCGCAGCCGACCGTGTCCGACGAGGTGGCCGCCGAGCCGGCCGAGAGCTTCGGGGAGCGCTGGGATCCGGAGAGCTCGCAGACGCTCGAGGACCGGCTCACGATCATCGTCGCCGAGTCCATGGGCTACGCGCCCGAGGATCTGCCGGGCGAGATCCCGCTGATCGAGCTGGGCCTGGACTCGCTGATGGCGGTCCGGATCAAGAACCGCGTCGAGTACGAGTTCGACATCCCGCAGCTGCAGCTCGCGGCCGTGAAGGACGCGAGCCTGCACGACGTCGCGAAGTACCTGCGCTACGCGGTCGACAACCGCGAGGAGGTCGCGGCGCTGGCCGCGCAGCAGCAGGCCGAGAAGGACGCCGGGGAGACGGTGTCCGAGGCCGCGGCACCGGTCGTCGAGCCCGCCGAGCAAGCCCCGTCCGAGTCCGGCGAGATCGACGTGCCGCCGCGTGATGCGGCCGAGCGTCTGACGTTCGCGTCGTGGGCGGTGGTGACCGGCAAGTCGGCCAAGAGCATCTTCGCCACGCTGCCGATCCTCGGCGACGAGGACGCCGAGAAGTTGGCAGCACGGCTCACCGAGCGGTCCGGCGGCGAGATCACGGTCGACGACGTGCTGGACGCGGAGACCATCGAGCAGCTCGCGGAGACGGTGCGTCAGCATCTCGAGGACGGTTTGAAGATCGACGGCCTGGTCCGCACGCTGCGGCCGCGGGCCGAGGGCTCGGACGCCGTCCCGGTGTTCGTGTTCCATCCGGCGGGTGGTTCGACGGTGGCCTACGAGCCGCTGCTCAAGCGCCTGCCCGCGCACACCCCGATGTTCGGTCTCGAACGCGTCGAGGGGCCCATCGACGAGCGTGCCGCGGCCTACGTGCCGCTGCTGCGGGAGATCCAGGGCGACGGCCCGTACGTGCTGGCCGGCTGGTCGCTCGGCGGTGTGCTCGCCTACGCGGTGGCTCGGCAGCTGCGCGAGCAGGGCGCCGACGTCCGTGTCGTCGGTCTCATCGACACCGTCATGGCCGGTGAGAAGGTCGAGGACACCCCGGAGGAGATCCGGGCGCGCTGGCAGCGCTACGCGAGCTTCGCGAAGAAGACGTACGGTGTGGACGCACCCCTGCCGTTCGACCGGCTCGCCGAGGCGGGCAGCGACGAGGAGCAGATCGGGATCCTCATGGACCTGCTCAAGCTGAGCGGCGCGAAGATCCCCGGCGGCATCATCGAGCACCAGCGCACGTCGTGGCTCGACAACCGGGCCATCCAGACGGCGGACCCGCAGCCGTACGACGGGGACGTCGTGCTGTACATGGCGGACAGCTACCACGAGGACGCGATCAACCTCGAGCCCTCGTTCGGGACGCGTCAGCCCGACGGCGGCTGGGGTGATGTCGCCAAGAACCTGGAGGTCGTCTACATCGGTGGCGACCACATCCAGATCGTCGACGAGCCCTACATCGCCAAGGTCGGCGCGGATCTGTCGAACAAGCTGGCCGAGATCGAGAAGCGGAGCAACTGA